A DNA window from Enterobacter cloacae subsp. cloacae ATCC 13047 contains the following coding sequences:
- a CDS encoding multidrug efflux RND transporter permease subunit: MPQFFIDRPVFAWVVALFIVLTGVLSIPRLPVAQYPVVAPPGIIITVSYPGASPDVMNTSVVSLIEREISGVDNLLYFESSSDTTGSASITVTFKPGTDIKLAQMDLQNQIKIVEPRLPQSVRQNGINVEAANAGFLMMVGLKSTSGKFQEADLSDYFARNISDELRRVPGVGKVQLFGGEKALRIWLDPMKLHSYGLSVSDVLTAVSQQNTIVSPGRTGDEPATEGQGVTYPITVKGQLSSVEAFRHITLKSDTTGARLQLSDVARIESGLQSYAYGIRENGVPATAAAIQLSPGANAISTASGVRARIDELSRVLPEGMTFTVPFDTAPFVKLSIMKVVQTFVEAMVLVFLVMLLFLHKIRCTLIPAIVAPVALLGTFTIMLLSGYSINILTMFGMVLAIGIIVDDAIVVVENVERLMVEKALSPREATRQAMQEITPAIAGITLVLTAVFIPMGFAEGSVGIIYRQFCISMAISILLSAFLALTLTPALCATLLKPHEANKRGAGKFATWFNAHFHALTAVYASSLGAVLKRTGRMLLLYVALCAALFAGLSSLPSSFLPDEDQGYFMSSLQLPSDATMQRTLKVVEKFEEEIASRPAIESNIMILGFGFSGSGPNSAMAFTTLKDWKNRQGITAQDEANAIQSRMESVSDAVTMSLLPPAISDMGTSSGFTYYLQDRAGLGYQALKKAADDLVQQANQRPELSDVYIDGLPDGTSLAIQIDREKAESMGVSFDEINQTLSVTTGSSYVNDYTNNGRVQQVIVQADAPYRMQPEQFLALSVKNRTGQMVPVSAFATLSWNVAPQQLNRYQGYPAIRITGSAASGESSGTAMKTMEALAREMPAGIAGEWAGSSLQEKASESQLPGLIVLSILVVFMVLAALYESWSIPFAVMLVVPLGLIGAVVAVHIAGMTNDVFFKVGMITLIGLSAKNAILIVEFARQLQREGETIVAATLQAARQRLRPVLMTSLAFTLGVIPLMLARGASDSTQHAIGTGVFGGMISGTFLAIFFVPVFFIVVARFIEHARKR, encoded by the coding sequence ATGCCGCAATTTTTTATTGATCGTCCTGTTTTCGCCTGGGTCGTCGCACTTTTTATTGTTTTAACGGGCGTGTTGTCTATCCCCCGGCTGCCGGTTGCGCAATATCCGGTCGTTGCACCGCCGGGTATTATCATTACTGTCTCGTATCCCGGTGCCAGCCCTGATGTAATGAATACATCGGTCGTCTCTCTTATCGAACGTGAAATATCCGGCGTGGATAATTTGCTCTATTTTGAATCCTCGAGTGACACCACCGGTTCAGCCTCAATTACGGTGACGTTTAAGCCAGGCACAGATATTAAACTGGCGCAGATGGATCTCCAGAATCAGATAAAAATTGTCGAGCCGCGTCTGCCTCAGTCGGTCCGGCAAAACGGCATTAACGTCGAGGCGGCGAACGCCGGTTTTCTGATGATGGTGGGGTTAAAATCCACCTCCGGGAAATTTCAGGAAGCGGATTTGAGCGATTATTTTGCCAGAAATATTAGCGATGAGCTTCGCCGCGTGCCGGGGGTTGGCAAAGTCCAGCTTTTTGGTGGTGAGAAAGCGCTACGTATCTGGCTCGATCCGATGAAGCTTCACAGCTATGGGCTGTCGGTGAGCGATGTGCTTACGGCAGTCAGCCAGCAGAATACCATTGTTTCCCCCGGTAGAACGGGCGATGAACCGGCAACAGAAGGCCAGGGAGTGACTTATCCGATTACGGTCAAAGGACAACTTTCTTCGGTCGAGGCATTTCGCCATATTACCCTTAAATCCGATACCACAGGGGCCCGCCTGCAGTTGTCGGACGTTGCCCGCATTGAATCCGGCCTGCAAAGCTATGCGTACGGTATTCGCGAAAACGGCGTCCCGGCGACGGCAGCCGCAATCCAGCTGTCGCCGGGAGCGAATGCCATCAGTACCGCCTCAGGCGTGCGGGCGCGCATTGATGAGCTCTCTCGCGTGCTTCCGGAGGGAATGACCTTCACCGTCCCTTTTGATACGGCACCCTTCGTAAAGCTTTCAATTATGAAGGTGGTACAGACGTTTGTTGAAGCGATGGTGCTGGTGTTTCTGGTCATGCTGCTTTTTCTGCACAAGATACGCTGCACGCTTATTCCGGCGATTGTCGCCCCCGTGGCGCTCCTGGGCACCTTTACGATCATGCTGCTCAGCGGTTATTCCATCAACATCCTGACCATGTTCGGCATGGTGCTGGCAATCGGTATTATCGTTGATGATGCCATCGTCGTGGTTGAAAACGTCGAAAGACTGATGGTAGAAAAAGCGCTTTCACCGCGCGAAGCCACGCGGCAGGCCATGCAGGAAATCACCCCTGCCATCGCGGGTATCACGCTTGTGCTCACGGCGGTGTTTATCCCGATGGGCTTTGCTGAGGGATCGGTGGGGATCATCTATCGACAATTCTGTATTTCAATGGCCATTTCCATTTTGTTATCGGCCTTTCTGGCGCTGACGCTGACACCCGCGCTTTGTGCCACGTTACTCAAGCCCCATGAGGCGAACAAGAGAGGCGCCGGGAAATTTGCGACCTGGTTTAACGCGCATTTTCACGCCCTCACGGCGGTATATGCCTCCAGCCTGGGCGCCGTATTAAAACGAACGGGCCGCATGCTGCTGCTGTATGTTGCCCTTTGCGCTGCCCTGTTTGCTGGCCTGTCGTCTTTGCCCTCCTCGTTTTTGCCGGATGAAGATCAGGGCTACTTTATGTCATCCCTGCAACTGCCGTCTGATGCGACCATGCAGCGTACCCTTAAAGTGGTTGAAAAATTTGAAGAGGAAATTGCATCGCGACCGGCGATTGAGAGCAACATTATGATCCTGGGCTTTGGCTTTTCAGGTTCTGGCCCCAACTCGGCCATGGCCTTTACCACGCTTAAGGACTGGAAAAACCGACAAGGGATCACCGCCCAGGATGAAGCGAACGCTATCCAGTCGCGCATGGAGAGCGTTTCTGATGCCGTGACGATGAGCCTGCTCCCTCCGGCGATTTCGGATATGGGGACCTCATCCGGATTTACTTACTATCTGCAGGACCGGGCAGGGCTGGGATATCAGGCTCTAAAAAAGGCTGCGGATGACCTTGTTCAGCAGGCAAATCAACGGCCTGAACTGAGTGATGTCTACATAGATGGCCTGCCGGATGGCACCAGCCTGGCGATTCAGATCGACCGGGAAAAAGCCGAGTCCATGGGCGTCTCGTTTGACGAAATTAATCAAACCTTGTCTGTGACCACGGGCTCCAGTTACGTTAATGACTATACCAATAACGGCCGCGTTCAACAGGTGATTGTTCAGGCCGATGCGCCCTACCGCATGCAGCCCGAACAATTTTTAGCCTTATCGGTAAAAAATCGGACGGGACAGATGGTGCCGGTCTCTGCGTTTGCCACCCTTTCATGGAACGTTGCGCCCCAGCAGTTGAACCGCTATCAGGGTTATCCTGCGATACGTATTACGGGAAGTGCCGCCTCGGGTGAATCCAGCGGTACGGCAATGAAAACCATGGAAGCGCTGGCAAGAGAGATGCCTGCGGGTATCGCAGGGGAATGGGCCGGGAGTTCATTGCAGGAGAAAGCGTCTGAGTCACAGCTTCCCGGCCTTATTGTGCTGTCGATCCTCGTTGTGTTTATGGTTCTTGCGGCGCTCTATGAGAGCTGGTCTATACCCTTCGCGGTCATGCTGGTCGTGCCATTGGGTCTTATTGGCGCGGTAGTGGCCGTGCACATTGCCGGCATGACAAATGATGTTTTCTTCAAGGTGGGGATGATCACCCTGATCGGGCTGTCTGCAAAAAACGCCATTCTGATTGTCGAGTTTGCCAGGCAGCTGCAGCGGGAGGGGGAAACAATCGTGGCAGCAACGCTACAGGCTGCCCGGCAACGCTTGCGACCTGTTCTGATGACCTCACTGGCCTTTACGCTAGGGGTTATCCCGTTAATGTTGGCCCGTGGCGCAAGTGACAGCACGCAGCATGCCATTGGTACCGGGGTTTTCGGCGGTATGATTAGCGGTACATTTCTCGCCATTTTCTTCGTCCCGGTTTTCTTTATTGTCGTCGCGCGTTTCATCGAGCACGCCAGAAAAAGGTGA
- a CDS encoding ATP-binding protein, translated as MSRESVLSRQILTYMLTLALMIIAIAILGSWLFYSFVLDYLPGGVAAGNDENMTMWDWVWIVTVSAISVMISLFLTVKLSSRILTPLNAVATSLKRISQGELDARAWCASSRLGEINHLVNDFNEMAEKLQTLDSQRKSWNAAIAHELRTPVTILRGRLQGLVDGVFTPEPVLFNNLLKQTEGLARLIEDLRVVSSDGGAGYTLYKSEIDLKETLETALETFRPEFERKQFTLRTELKAQRCLCDPLRINQCLTVLFDNALHYSTSRKLIVKNGVFGRENYILIQDEGPGIPREFHDFLFQPFQRDKGARQLNPEGCGLGLSVVKAIMSAHGGDVTYVLTKQNHSLFKLTWPIAS; from the coding sequence ATGAGCAGAGAATCTGTTCTGAGCCGCCAGATTCTGACCTACATGTTAACGCTGGCATTGATGATTATCGCCATCGCTATCCTGGGGTCCTGGCTGTTTTACAGCTTCGTACTCGATTACCTTCCGGGCGGCGTAGCGGCCGGTAACGATGAAAATATGACGATGTGGGACTGGGTGTGGATCGTGACGGTCTCTGCAATCAGTGTGATGATTTCCCTCTTTTTAACCGTAAAGCTGTCATCGCGCATCCTCACGCCATTAAACGCGGTTGCCACAAGCCTGAAACGCATCTCGCAGGGCGAGCTGGATGCCAGGGCCTGGTGCGCCAGTTCCCGGCTTGGCGAGATAAATCATCTCGTCAACGACTTCAACGAAATGGCTGAAAAATTACAGACGCTGGACAGTCAACGTAAATCCTGGAATGCGGCGATTGCTCATGAGTTGAGAACGCCCGTCACGATTTTACGCGGGCGGCTTCAGGGGCTCGTCGACGGTGTTTTTACGCCGGAACCCGTTCTGTTTAATAACCTGCTTAAACAAACCGAAGGGTTGGCGCGGCTGATAGAAGATCTCAGGGTTGTCAGTTCAGACGGCGGTGCCGGTTATACGTTATACAAGAGTGAGATCGATCTGAAGGAAACCCTCGAAACGGCGCTGGAAACCTTCAGACCCGAGTTTGAGCGTAAGCAATTTACTCTTCGTACCGAACTTAAAGCCCAGCGGTGTCTCTGCGATCCGCTACGTATTAATCAGTGCTTAACCGTGCTGTTCGACAATGCGCTGCATTATTCGACATCACGTAAACTCATCGTAAAAAATGGCGTGTTTGGCAGAGAAAATTACATTCTGATTCAGGACGAAGGGCCGGGCATTCCCCGCGAATTTCATGATTTTCTCTTCCAGCCCTTTCAGCGGGATAAAGGGGCCAGACAATTGAATCCTGAAGGGTGTGGTTTAGGGCTGTCGGTGGTCAAAGCCATCATGTCTGCGCACGGTGGCGATGTCACCTATGTATTGACGAAGCAAAACCACTCCCTCTTCAAATTAACCTGGCCGATCGCGTCGTAA
- the sapD gene encoding peptide ABC transporter ATP-binding protein SapD, translating to MPLLDIRNLTIEFKTGEGWVKAVDRISITLAEGEIRGLVGESGSGKSLIAKAICGVAKDNWRVTADRMRFDDIDLLRLSPRERRKLVGHNVSMIFQEPQSCLDPSERVGKQLMQNIPGWTYKGRWWQRFGWRKRRAIELLHRVGIKDHKDAMRSFPYELTDGECQKVMIAIALANQPRLLIADEPTNAMEPTTQAQIFRLLTRLNQNNNTTILLISHDLQMLSKWADKIDVMYCGQTVETAPSEDLITTPHHPYTQALIRAIPDFGSAMPHKSRLNTLPGAIPLLESLPIGCRLGPRCPYAQRKCIETPRLTGAKNHLYACHFPLNMERE from the coding sequence ATGCCGCTTCTTGATATCCGCAACCTCACCATCGAGTTTAAAACCGGTGAGGGCTGGGTTAAGGCTGTCGATCGAATCAGCATTACCCTTGCTGAAGGTGAAATTCGCGGGCTGGTGGGCGAATCCGGCTCCGGGAAAAGCCTCATCGCCAAAGCCATTTGTGGTGTAGCGAAGGACAACTGGCGCGTCACCGCCGACCGCATGCGGTTTGATGATATCGACCTGCTGCGCCTCTCCCCGCGCGAACGTCGCAAGCTGGTGGGCCATAACGTCTCGATGATTTTCCAGGAGCCACAATCCTGCCTTGACCCGTCCGAGCGCGTAGGTAAGCAGCTGATGCAGAATATCCCCGGCTGGACCTATAAAGGCCGCTGGTGGCAGCGTTTCGGCTGGCGCAAACGCCGCGCCATTGAGTTGCTGCACCGCGTCGGGATCAAAGATCATAAAGACGCAATGCGCAGTTTCCCCTACGAACTCACCGACGGTGAATGCCAGAAAGTGATGATCGCCATCGCGCTGGCCAATCAGCCGCGCCTATTGATTGCGGATGAACCAACGAACGCGATGGAGCCGACCACGCAGGCGCAGATATTTCGTCTGCTGACGCGGCTGAATCAGAATAACAACACCACCATTTTGCTGATCAGTCACGACCTGCAAATGCTCAGCAAATGGGCGGATAAAATTGATGTGATGTACTGTGGGCAAACGGTGGAAACCGCCCCCAGTGAAGATCTGATCACCACGCCGCACCACCCCTATACGCAGGCGCTGATTCGTGCGATCCCGGATTTTGGCAGCGCCATGCCGCACAAGAGCCGTCTGAACACGCTGCCGGGTGCGATCCCGCTTCTGGAATCATTGCCGATAGGCTGTCGTCTTGGGCCACGTTGCCCGTATGCTCAGCGTAAGTGTATTGAAACGCCGCGTCTGACGGGGGCGAAAAACCATCTTTACGCCTGTCATTTCCCGCTGAACATGGAGAGAGAGTGA
- a CDS encoding response regulator has protein sequence MYKNNLILVAEDEDEIADILMSYLQRAGMKTLRATDGEQAINLTRLHKPDLVLLDIQLPVFDGWSVLTTLRRESTVPVIMVTALDQDVDKLMGLRLGADDYVIKPFNPSEVVARVEAVLRRTKAHVQQVAAMPLRTPFITVYPDDFYIEVTVGEEVVCPVLTTTEFKLLTYLVRNPRKVCSREELLNACLPEGDTLDRTVDSHMSKLRKKLELAGLHGVPESIRGMGYRLGEKK, from the coding sequence ATGTACAAAAATAATTTAATCCTAGTCGCCGAAGATGAAGATGAAATCGCCGATATACTGATGAGCTACCTGCAGCGGGCTGGGATGAAAACGTTAAGGGCAACTGACGGTGAGCAGGCGATAAATCTGACACGTCTGCATAAACCGGATCTCGTTTTGCTGGATATCCAGTTGCCGGTATTTGATGGCTGGAGCGTTCTTACCACGCTGCGCCGGGAGAGTACGGTGCCTGTTATTATGGTCACCGCCCTCGATCAGGATGTTGATAAGCTGATGGGATTGCGTCTGGGCGCAGACGACTACGTGATCAAGCCTTTCAATCCCTCTGAAGTTGTCGCGCGAGTCGAAGCCGTACTGCGCAGGACGAAGGCTCACGTTCAACAGGTGGCTGCAATGCCGCTCAGGACGCCCTTCATCACGGTCTACCCGGATGATTTCTATATAGAAGTTACGGTGGGGGAAGAGGTGGTTTGCCCGGTATTGACCACCACAGAATTTAAATTGCTGACTTACCTGGTCAGGAACCCAAGAAAGGTCTGCTCTCGTGAGGAATTACTTAACGCCTGCCTGCCGGAAGGCGATACCTTAGACAGAACGGTCGACAGCCACATGAGCAAACTGCGTAAAAAACTGGAGCTTGCAGGTCTTCATGGTGTGCCAGAAAGCATTAGAGGAATGGGCTACCGGCTGGGAGAAAAGAAATGA
- the sapF gene encoding putrescine export ABC transporter ATP-binding protein SapF yields MVETLLEVRNLSKTFRYRTGLFHRQTVEAVKPLSFTLREKQTLAIIGENGSGKSTLAKMLAGMVEPSGGEVLIDDHPLAFGDYSFRSQRIRMIFQDPSTSLNPRQRISQILDFPLRLNTDLEPDARRKRIFETLRMVGLLPDHESYYPHMLAPGQKQRLGLARALILRPKVIIADEALASLDMSMRSQLINLMLELQEKQGISYIYVTQHLGMMKHISDQVMVMHQGEVVERGSTADVLASPLHDLTKRLIAGHFGEALTADAWRKDR; encoded by the coding sequence ATGGTCGAAACCTTACTGGAAGTACGCAACCTGAGTAAGACCTTTCGCTACCGCACCGGGCTGTTCCATCGCCAGACCGTGGAAGCGGTGAAACCGCTGAGCTTTACGCTGCGCGAAAAGCAGACGCTGGCGATTATTGGCGAGAATGGTTCCGGCAAATCCACGCTGGCTAAGATGCTGGCGGGCATGGTTGAGCCAAGCGGCGGTGAAGTGCTGATTGACGATCATCCGCTGGCATTTGGCGATTACTCCTTCCGCAGCCAGCGCATCCGTATGATCTTCCAGGATCCCTCCACCTCGCTCAATCCGCGCCAGCGTATTTCGCAGATCCTGGATTTCCCGCTGCGGCTGAATACCGATCTGGAGCCTGACGCTCGCCGTAAACGTATCTTTGAAACCCTGCGTATGGTCGGACTGCTGCCCGATCACGAAAGTTACTATCCGCATATGCTGGCTCCAGGACAGAAGCAGCGTCTTGGGCTGGCGCGCGCCCTGATTTTGCGCCCGAAGGTGATTATTGCTGACGAAGCCCTCGCCTCACTGGATATGTCGATGCGTTCGCAGTTAATTAACCTGATGCTGGAATTGCAGGAAAAACAGGGGATCTCTTATATCTACGTGACCCAACATCTTGGCATGATGAAACACATCAGCGACCAGGTGATGGTCATGCATCAGGGTGAAGTTGTCGAGCGCGGCAGCACGGCGGATGTGCTGGCCTCCCCACTCCACGATTTAACAAAACGCCTGATTGCCGGACATTTTGGTGAAGCGCTAACTGCTGATGCATGGAGAAAGGATCGGTAA
- the sapC gene encoding putrescine export ABC transporter permease SapC — MPYDSVYSEKRTPGALRTVWRKFYGDTTAMIGLYGCAGLVLLCVFGSWFAPYGIDQQFLGYQLLPPSWSRYGEVSFFLGTDDLGRDVLSRLLSGAAPTVGGAFVVTLAATVCGLALGIFAGSTHGLRSAVLNHILDTLLSIPSLLLAIIVVAFAGPHLMHAMFAVWLAILPRIVRSVYSMVHDELEKEYVVAARLDGATTLNILWFAVLPNIAAGLVTEITRALSMAILDIAALGFLDLGAQLPSPEWGAMLGDALELIYVAPWTVMLPGAAIMVSVLLINLLGDGIRRAINAGVQ, encoded by the coding sequence ATGCCTTACGATAGCGTATACAGTGAAAAGCGCACGCCCGGTGCGCTACGTACCGTGTGGCGTAAATTCTATGGTGACACCACGGCAATGATCGGCCTGTACGGCTGTGCCGGTCTGGTCTTGCTGTGCGTATTTGGATCGTGGTTTGCGCCATACGGTATCGACCAGCAGTTCCTCGGCTATCAATTGTTGCCCCCGTCGTGGTCGCGCTATGGGGAAGTTTCCTTCTTCCTGGGCACCGACGATCTGGGCCGTGATGTGCTGAGCCGCCTGCTGAGCGGTGCCGCCCCAACGGTGGGTGGTGCGTTTGTGGTGACGCTTGCCGCCACAGTTTGCGGTCTGGCGCTGGGCATTTTTGCTGGCTCCACCCACGGTCTGCGCTCGGCGGTGCTGAATCACATTCTGGACACCCTGCTCTCTATCCCATCGCTGCTGCTGGCGATCATTGTGGTGGCCTTTGCCGGGCCGCACCTGATGCATGCCATGTTTGCCGTGTGGCTGGCTATCCTGCCCCGTATCGTTCGCTCTGTGTACAGCATGGTGCATGACGAACTGGAGAAAGAGTATGTTGTTGCTGCCCGTCTGGACGGTGCCACCACGCTGAATATTCTCTGGTTTGCCGTCCTGCCGAATATCGCAGCCGGGCTGGTCACCGAGATCACCCGCGCCCTGTCGATGGCGATACTGGATATCGCTGCGCTGGGTTTCCTCGATTTGGGTGCCCAACTGCCGTCACCGGAATGGGGTGCGATGCTGGGCGATGCGCTGGAGCTTATCTACGTCGCCCCGTGGACAGTTATGTTACCGGGTGCGGCCATTATGGTCAGCGTGTTGCTGATTAACCTGCTGGGCGACGGTATTCGCCGCGCAATTAATGCGGGGGTGCAATAA
- a CDS encoding IS5-like element IS903B family transposase yields the protein MKDQITYLPDNADRSVAKQKFKITNWPTYNKALINRGSITFWLDNEAIQAWYESATPSSRGRPQRYSDLAITTVLVIKRVFRLTLRAAQGFIDSIFSLMNVPLRCPDYSCVSRRAKSVNVSFKTPTRGEIAHLVIDSTGLKVFGEGEWKVKKHGQERRRIWRKLHLAVDSKTHEIICADLSLNNVTDSEAFPGLIRQTHRKIRAASADGAYDTRLCHDELRRKKISALIPPRKGAGYWPGEYADRNRAVANQRMTGSNARWKWTTDYNRRSIAETAMYRVKQLFGGSLTLRDYDGQVAEAMALVRALNKMTKAGMPESVRIA from the coding sequence TTGAAGGATCAGATCACGTATCTTCCCGACAACGCAGACCGTTCCGTGGCAAAGCAAAAGTTCAAAATCACCAACTGGCCCACCTACAATAAAGCCCTCATCAACCGTGGCTCCATAACTTTCTGGCTGGATAATGAAGCTATTCAGGCCTGGTATGAGTCAGCAACACCTTCTTCACGAGGCAGACCTCAGCGCTATTCTGACCTTGCCATCACGACTGTGCTGGTCATTAAACGCGTATTCAGGCTGACCCTGCGCGCTGCGCAGGGCTTTATTGATTCCATTTTTTCTCTGATGAACGTTCCGCTACGCTGCCCGGATTACAGCTGTGTCAGCAGGCGGGCAAAGTCGGTTAACGTCAGTTTCAAAACGCCCACCCGGGGTGAAATCGCACACCTGGTAATTGATTCCACCGGGCTGAAGGTCTTCGGTGAAGGCGAGTGGAAAGTCAAAAAGCATGGCCAGGAACGCCGCCGTATCTGGCGTAAGCTGCATCTCGCCGTTGACAGTAAAACACATGAAATCATCTGCGCTGACCTGTCGCTGAACAATGTGACGGACTCAGAAGCCTTCCCGGGTCTTATCCGGCAGACTCACAGAAAAATCAGGGCAGCATCGGCAGACGGCGCTTACGACACCCGGCTCTGTCACGATGAACTGCGGCGTAAGAAAATCAGCGCGCTTATCCCTCCCCGAAAAGGTGCGGGTTACTGGCCCGGTGAATATGCAGACCGTAACCGTGCAGTGGCTAATCAGCGAATGACCGGGAGTAATGCGCGGTGGAAATGGACAACAGATTACAACCGTCGCTCGATAGCGGAAACGGCGATGTACCGGGTAAAACAGCTGTTCGGGGGTTCACTGACGCTGCGTGACTACGATGGTCAGGTTGCGGAGGCTATGGCCCTGGTACGAGCGCTGAACAAAATGACGAAAGCAGGTATGCCTGAAAGCGTGCGTATTGCCTGA
- the fabI gene encoding enoyl-ACP reductase FabI has protein sequence MGFLSGKRILVTGVASKLSIAYGIAQAMHREGAELAFTYQNDKLKGRVEEFAAQLGSSIVLECDVAQDESIDGMFAELAKSWDKFDGFVHSIGFAPGDQLDGDYVNAVTRDGFKIAHDISSYSFVAMAKSCRAMLNPGSALLTLSYLGAERAIPNYNVMGLAKASLEANVRYMANAMGPEGVRVNAISAGPIRTLAASGIKDFRKMLAHCEAVTPIRRTVTIEDVGNSAAFLCSDLSAGISGEVVHVDGGFNIAAMNELEIK, from the coding sequence ATGGGTTTTCTTTCCGGTAAGCGCATTCTGGTAACCGGCGTTGCCAGCAAACTGTCCATCGCATACGGCATCGCACAGGCAATGCATCGCGAAGGCGCTGAGCTGGCGTTCACCTACCAGAACGACAAGCTGAAAGGCCGTGTTGAAGAATTTGCCGCGCAGCTGGGTTCCAGCATTGTTCTGGAATGTGACGTTGCACAAGATGAAAGCATCGATGGCATGTTTGCTGAACTGGCAAAATCGTGGGACAAATTCGACGGTTTCGTTCACTCCATCGGCTTCGCACCTGGCGACCAGCTTGACGGTGACTACGTGAACGCGGTAACCCGCGATGGCTTTAAAATCGCTCACGACATCAGCTCTTACAGCTTTGTTGCGATGGCGAAATCTTGCCGTGCCATGCTGAACCCGGGCTCCGCCCTGCTGACCCTGTCCTACCTGGGCGCAGAGCGCGCAATCCCTAACTACAACGTGATGGGTCTGGCTAAAGCGTCTCTGGAAGCAAACGTCCGCTACATGGCGAACGCAATGGGCCCTGAAGGCGTGCGCGTTAACGCCATCTCTGCAGGTCCAATCCGCACCCTGGCGGCTTCCGGTATCAAAGATTTCCGTAAAATGCTGGCACACTGCGAAGCGGTTACCCCGATTCGTCGTACCGTTACCATTGAAGATGTGGGTAACTCTGCAGCATTCCTGTGCTCTGACCTTTCCGCGGGTATCTCCGGCGAAGTGGTTCACGTTGACGGCGGCTTCAACATCGCTGCAATGAACGAGCTGGAAATTAAATAA
- a CDS encoding ABC transporter six-transmembrane domain-containing protein, giving the protein MILKNTHCPPVVSGVVGSLKALAVRHRKKLFITFFLVIAENVTFLLYPVLAGIAINAILAGDTVSAALYGLMVLFIWCIGAARRSVDTRTFARIYAGLAVSVVLAQRKYQLNHSTIAARVTLSREFVDFFEMHLPMLITSMSSLFGAAIMLLTIEFWAGIVCAIIVLILMGFVSGFTHKNELLFRRLNNRLEKEVDYVHKAGSATLKRHYSTLAHLRIALSDREAWGYLLIGSLIALLFTLTIILMTHSTGITAGHIYSVMTYMWMFATSLDDAPQLLEKFSQLRDIGKRVSTDDEALHP; this is encoded by the coding sequence ATGATCCTTAAAAATACTCATTGTCCTCCGGTCGTTTCCGGGGTTGTTGGCTCGCTCAAGGCACTTGCCGTGCGGCACCGCAAGAAGCTGTTTATTACCTTCTTTCTGGTTATTGCCGAAAATGTGACCTTTTTACTCTATCCCGTACTTGCGGGGATCGCGATAAATGCCATTCTCGCCGGGGATACCGTGAGCGCTGCACTGTATGGGCTAATGGTCCTGTTTATCTGGTGCATTGGTGCCGCCAGGCGCAGCGTGGACACGCGCACCTTCGCACGGATTTACGCCGGGCTTGCGGTCTCTGTGGTGCTGGCTCAGCGAAAATACCAGCTTAATCATTCGACAATCGCGGCGAGAGTTACCTTATCGCGTGAGTTCGTGGATTTCTTTGAAATGCATCTGCCCATGCTCATTACCTCAATGAGTTCGCTTTTTGGTGCAGCCATTATGCTGCTGACCATTGAATTCTGGGCTGGTATCGTCTGCGCCATCATCGTCTTAATCCTGATGGGATTTGTTTCCGGTTTCACCCATAAGAATGAATTGCTGTTCAGACGCCTCAATAACCGCCTCGAGAAAGAGGTGGATTATGTACATAAAGCGGGCTCTGCGACCCTCAAACGTCATTATTCTACGCTTGCACACTTGCGTATTGCGCTCTCTGACCGCGAAGCGTGGGGATATTTACTGATTGGTTCGCTGATCGCCCTGCTTTTTACGCTGACCATTATCCTGATGACCCACTCGACGGGTATTACGGCGGGTCATATCTACTCCGTGATGACCTATATGTGGATGTTTGCCACAAGCCTGGATGACGCCCCGCAACTCCTTGAGAAATTTTCACAGCTCAGAGACATCGGTAAACGGGTATCGACCGATGACGAGGCACTGCACCCGTAA